Genomic DNA from Acanthopagrus latus isolate v.2019 chromosome 2, fAcaLat1.1, whole genome shotgun sequence:
TATGGGAATAGTACATGTTTATAGAAGACAAAATTAATCAATATAGAAGCTTTAATACATATGATAATGTTGATAGATTAAGTCATATATTACAGGATATATTTGgttatatattatacatatttgtatgtttgtatgtatacaTATTAGCTGgatattaattcatttatttatttatttacatatttgtgtatttatctgTTGATGTATTCATTAGTAATGATTAAATAAGGAAGCCtatgctgaattattaactaaAAGATTGAAGCAGAGGGGATGGTATTAGACAAGTTTGTGCTTCCTCTGACTCTTTTTTGAACATCTCATTAGAATGgcctgtttttttatgcaacaCTCTttcgttgttttgtttgtaggtaaaaataaaaaatgtacatgtctGACATTAAGATTTCAGTCCATCAATTAACAAACAACctcagaaacagcaaaaaaaaaaaaacagttgctttGTCCAAATCAACTGTCTGATACCTTGtccagattttgtttttctggtgacCTGAGCAACATGAACCAACCTGGTATATACCCCGAAATACTTTACAACTCAACGACAACAGCCACATCAAAACGACCATAATAAGGAGAGAATAACTGCAAAGGTTTACCACAGGCAGCAACACTTACAAAACTGAAGAACTGTGTGGCCAGGTCACAACTAAAGAACTCCAGAGCTGCGCTGAGAACATCTTGTGGACTGGTCagacacaacaagacagacATGGTGGTCACCTGTGAAACATGGTGGAGCTGCGATACTGTGGCATGTGTGACTACTGACAAAAGCAGAATGAATTCTAGGATGTACATAacaattttatatatttggAGACACTAGTTTTGATTACAAGTGTACTAGATTTGGATGTTTATTTGTACATATGTATAAATTtgaacaaaaaatgaataaagttttaATTCACATTTCTCTTTAAGAATATGCGAATGCTCTGCTTGAGTTCTTTGGTTTTCAGTCCATAAATAACTGGGTCCAAAAACGGGGGGAAAATTAAAACTGACACACCCAGAGCTCTTCTCAGTAAAGGGGACACACTCTCAAAGCGATGAGCGAGGAGTGTAGCCAGAGTGTTGATTTGTAGAATAAGGTAAATGGTTAAATGTGTGCCACATGTCTGAATGGCTTTTTTTCGGGCATCAGGCTGGTTAGTCATAACACATGTACGCAAAATCTGTGCATATGTGTACAGCATCACTGACAGAGGTCCAATCTGACATATGAATATAGTGAACAGTCCGTAGTAGTTGTTCAGTCTGGTGTCGTCACAGGTCAGTTTCACAATTGATGGATTGTTACAGCACAAATCTACTACATTTGTCCTGCAAATTTTAAGCCGTGCAAGTAATGAAAACAGCACGACCATTAGTGAAATATTGATCGACCATATGGAAACAATAATTTTAAGTAAGGTTTGTGGATTCATGATGTTATTatactttaaaggacaacatatAGCAATGTATCTGTCATATGCCATGGCGGTCAAGGTCAGCAAGTTTCCAGTACCATAGACATGAAGCAGAAAAGCCTGAATAACACATGCAGGAAGGGAAATCAGTCTGTTCTGTGTCACAATGCTGTAAACAAGCTGAGGGAAAAAGGCTGTAGCACCCAACATGTCACTGATGGGCAAGTTGAACAGCAGGATAAACATGGGCTTATGAAGATTTGCACTACAAGCAATAGTTGTTAATACCAACAAGTTGcaaaacataataaacagaTATGTTAAAGTcccaaacaaaaatgctggGTAGATGTATCTATTAGGTAAACCCAGTGTTTCCAATGTTAataaaactgaagaagatgCATTTGTGTACATCATCTTGCAGTGCtctacagtgttttgttgttgttgcttcttttgctgaaaaaaaaactggtaaacgagaaaaaaaacataacatgataCATGTTAACAAACAATTACATATCAAATGCTGTGAAATAAATCAACTGTGCCTCTGCTATCTCACCTCTGGTAATATGTTGTCCTCTTCTCACATATAGTTGAAACCTGTTAGTTGTAAGTTGTAAGACTCAGCCTTTTATTGGCATGAAGCACATTGATATTACCCAACACTGCAGTCCATTGCATTTTGTCACAAGACTGACGTATCAGGTGCCCTGTTATCTCTGTTGGTTGAGCATGTGTCCCATGAACACGTGCTGTGTCCTAGCTGCTGTGACCCGCCCTGGACTGTCTTCACCTGGGGACTCCCAATAGAACAGCTAAGGAGCATCTCTGTATCAGGGGACCAACAACCTTCAACAAGGCCCTGGAAGACACAGAGATACTGTTGGGCGGTACACTGGCtagcactgttgcctcacagcaagaaggtcTTGAGTTCAAATCCCACTCATGCAGGGCCTTTGTGTGAGGACTCTACCATTTTGACTATGTTGTACATTGTATGATatgtgatcaaataaatgtgtttcttcctcCAAGTGAACAAAACTTCCTCACAAGTTAGAGGGTAGTGATTTACCTATAGGTCGAAGCCCAGTGCATACCCAAAGAGTGCCTTGGGAATATCTAAGTATACATGTACTTTTATCTAGAAACAatttttattccatttatcCCTTTTGTGATTTGTGCACCTCAGCTCACAGTATTTGTGTTGACACTATGGTTTAGTTTGCCAAAGGAATTAGGGGAGGATTCCATTTAGAATTATTTGTTATCACTATTGCTATACagtattcatttaaaaaaaaatttattaaacacatttgcacacaaagaaaaatatcactGGTTCTGTGCACTAGGTATTAGAAAGTTTTGAATGAGAAGTTATATCACCTTTATTTGTTAATAGTTATTCATCAGCAACTCACAAATAATTCACAcagagtgtgaatgtgtttcctCATTAAAAGAATcgttacacacatacacacacagtagagaATTAAATGTGGTGGACAACTTCAAGAGTGTAACACTTGAAATCTGCAtagagaaaagcaaaaaatatcTGTTAATTAGTTGTATATACAGGGCACCAGGGTCTAGTACTGAATCTTTCAGGGACTGGgtggaggaaatgttttgaaagtACTTTTCATTTGTGGGCATTTCAATATTGATCTGTTGAATCCgaataaactgaaaaattaGTGAAGGATTTATCAACACAATGTACAGTATTTCTAATAAGCAATgtccaaacacaaactgtttttgaaaaagatgtacaacacatttgtatttgttggGCAcgtatttattcatgtattttatcattattcatcattttttttatagaaagcAAAGTGGGTATGTATGTaggcatgtgtgtgcgtgtgtgtgtgtgtgtgtgtgtgtgtgtgtgtgtgtgtgtgtgtgtgtgtgtgtgtgtgtctgtgtgtgtgttcacaggacCAAATTTGTGTCTTATTTGGAAGTCAGCATTAGTTCCACAAATaatcataaaacatttcataggAAAGCCTAAAGCTCTTACGAacccacatttattttgaagaacatttttatacCAGTCTTGAGTTCTTTGGTTTTCAGTCCATATATAATAGGGTCCAAAATAGGGGGGAATACTAAAATTGTAACACCGAGAGCTCTTCTAATATAAGGGGACACAATTTTGATGCGATGAGCAGTTAGTGTAATACAAGCACTGAATTCTAGAACTAAGTAAATGACTAAATGTGTGCCACATGTCTGAATGGCTTTTTTTCGGGCATCACGCTGGTTAGTCATAACACATGTACGCAAAATCTGTGCATATGTGTACAGTATCACTGACAGAGGTCCAGCTTGACATATGAATATAGTGAACAGCCCGTAGTAGTTGTTCACTCTGGTGTCGTCACAGGTCAGTTTCACAATTGATGGATTGTTACAGTACAAATCTACTACATTTGTCCTGCAAATTTTAAGCCGTGCAAGTAATGAAAGCTGTACAACTATTAGTGAAATATTGATCGACCAAAttgaaacaattattttaacTAAGTTATGTGGATTCATGATAACATTATACTTTAAAGGACGACATATAGCAATGTATCTGTCATATGCCATGGCAGTCAAGGTCAGCACATTTCCTGTACCATAAATGTGAGCCAGTAAAGCCTGAATAACACATGCAGGAAAGGAGATCCGTCTGTTCTGTGTCACAATGCTGTAAACAAGCTGAGGGAAAAGAGCTGTAGCACCCAACATGTCACTGATGGGCAAGTTAAACAACAGGATAAACATGGGCCTGTGCAGCTTTGCACTACAAGCAATAGTTGTTAATACCAACAAGTTGcaaaacattataaacagaTATGTTAAAGTcccaaacaaaaatgctggGTAGATGTATCTATTAGGTAAACCCAGTGTTTCCAATGTTAATAAAACTGAGGCAGATGCATTTGTGTACATCATCTTGCAAGTGTTAGCTTGTTGCTGTTGCTTTCTTTTACtgaaaaacaactgttaaaatagaaagaaaaaacattacattgtaCATGTGAACAGACAATTATATATTAAGTGCTATGAAATGAATCAGCTGTGCCTCTGCTATCTCACCTCTGCTAATATGTTGTCCTCTTCTCACATATAGTTGAAACCTGTTAGTTGTAAGTTGTAAGACTCAGCCTTTTATTGGCATGAAGCACATTGATATTACCCAAGACTGCAGTccattacattttgtcacaagACTGACGTATCAGGTGCCCTGTTATCTCTGTTGGTTGAGCATGTGTCCCAAGAACCATTGCTGTGTCCTAGCTGCTGTGACCCGCCCTGGACTGTCTTCACCTGGGGACTCACAATAGAAGAGCTAAGGAGCATCTCTGTATCAGGGGACCAACAACCTTCAACAAGGCCCTGGAATACACAGAGATCCTGTTGGGAAGTACATTGGCTTGCACTGTTATTTCACAGCAAGAAGGTCCTTGGTTCAAATCCCACTCATGCAGGGCCTTTGTGTGAGGACtctgcatgttctccctgtgtgtACGTGGGTTTACTCCAGGTAGTAAATCTCCAGTCACTGCCCTTCACCAAAGCACTGGCTCAGATCTGGAGAGCACATTAACTGCTGCCCACTGCTCCCTCGAGCTGGGGATGAGTACCATTTTGACTATGTTGTACGTTGTATGATatgtgatcaaataaatgtatttcttcctcCAAGTGAACAAAACTTCCTCACAAGTTAGAGGGTAGTGATTTACCTATAGGTCGAAGCCCAGTGCATACCTAAAGAGTGCCTTGGGAATATCTAAGTATACATGTACTTTTATCTAGAAACAatttttattccatttatcCCTTTTGTGATTTGTGCACCTCAGCTCACAGTATTTGTGTTGACACTATGGTTTAGTTTACCAAAGGAATTAGGGGAGGATTCCATTTAGAATTATTTGTTATCACTATTGCTATACAGTAttcattaaattttttttatcaaacacatttgcacacaaagaaaaatatcattGGTTCTGAGCACTAGGTATTAGAAAGTTTTGAATGAGAAGTTATATCACCTTTATTTGTTAATAGTTATTCACCAGCAACTTACAAATAGTTtacacagaggacagacacaTACATAAAAATATTCTCCATCATATCTGTTGATAAGGAGCAGGAattctttgtgtttccttaTTAAAAGAAtcattacacacatacacacacagtagagaATTAAATGTGGGGGACAACTTAGAAAGTGTAACACTTGAAATCTGCAtagagaaaagcaaaaaatatcTGTTAATTCATTGTATATACAGGGCACCAGGGTCTAGTGCTGAAACTTTCAGGGACTGGgtggaggaaatgttttgaaagtAATTTTCATTTGTGGGCATTTCAACATTGATCTGTTGAAtccaaataaactgaaaaatttGTGAAGGATTTATCAACACAATGTACAGTATTTCTAATAAGCaatgtccaaaaacaaacaatgtttaattgttgtgcatgtatttattcatgtatttcatcTTTACTCATTATTTCTTAATAGAAAGCAAAGTggatatgtatgtatgcatttaagtgtgtgtgtgtgtgtgtgtgtgtgtgtgtgtgtgtgtgtgtgtgtgtgtgtgtgtgtgtgtgtgtgtgtgtgttcacaggacCAAATTGTGTCTAACTTGGAAGTCATGATTATAAAGCATTTCGTAGGAAATCCTAAAGCTCTTATGAagccacatttattttaaagagcatttttatgCCAGTCTTGAGTTCTTTGATTTTCAGTCCATATATAATAGGGTCCAAAATAGGGGGGAACACTAAAATTGTAACGCCAAGAGCTCTTCTAATATAAGGGGACACAATTTTGATGCGATGAGCAGTTAGTGTAATAAAACCACTGAATTCTAGAACTAAGTAAATGACTAAATGTGTGCCACATGTCTGAATGGCTTTTTTTCTGGCATCACGCTGGTTAGTCATAACACATGTACGCAAAATCTGTGCATATGTGTACAGTATCACTGACAGAGGTCCAGCTTGACATATGAATATAGTGAACAGCCCGTAGTAGTTGTTCACTCTGGTGTCGTCACAGGTCAGTTTCACAATTGATGGATTGTTACAGTACAAATCTACTACATTTGTCCTGCAAATTTTAAGCCGTGCAAGTAATGAAAGCTGTACAACTATTAGTGAAATATTGATCGACCAAATTGAAACAATAATTTTAACTAAGGTATGTGGAGTCATGATGACATTatactttaaaggacaacatatAGCAATGTATCTGTCATATGCCATGGCAGTCAAGGTCAGCACGTTTCCTCCACCATAAATGTGAGCCAGTAAAGCCTTAATAACACATGCAGGAAAGGAGATCCGTCTGTTCTGTGTCACAATGCTGTAAACAAGCTGAGGGAAAAGAGCTGTAGCACCCAACATGTCACTGATGGGCAAGTTAAACAGCAGGATAAACATGGGCTTATGAAGATTTGCCCTACAAGCAATAGTTGTTAATACCAACATGTTGCAAATCATAATAAACAGATATGTTAAAGTcccaaacaaaaatgctggGTAGATGTATCTATTCGGTAGACCCAGTGTTTCTAATGTTAATAAAACTGCAGAAGATGCATTTGTGTACATCATCTTGCAAGTGTTAGCTTGTTGCTGTTGCTTCTTTTGCtgaaaaacaactgttaaaggagagaaaaaaaagcattacatAATACATGTTAACAGACAACTGTGCTGTGGAATAAATCAGCTGTGCCTCTGCTATCTCACCTCTGGTAATATGTTGTCCTCTTCTCACATACAGTTGAAACCTGTTAGTTGTAAGTTGTAAGACTCAGCCTTTTATTGGCATGAAGCACATTGATATTACCCAAGACTGCAGTccattacattttgtcacaagACTGACGTATCAGGTGCCCTGTTATCTCTGTTGGTTGATCATGTGTCCCAAGAACCATTGCTGTGTCCTAGCTGCTGTGACCCGCCCTGGACTGTCTTCACCTGGGAACTCCCAATAGAACAGCTAAGGAGCATCTCTGTATCAGGGGACCAACAACCTTCAACAAGGCCCTGGAAGACACAGAGATACTGTTGGGCAGCATGTTGGCCAGCACTGTCGCCTCACAGCAAGAATGTCATGATTTCAAATCCCACTCATGCAGGGCctttctgtgcagagtttgcacattgtccctgtgtgtgtgtgcatgcgtgggTTTACTCCAGGTAGTAAATCTCCAGTCACTGCCCTTCACCAAGACACTGGCTCAGATCTAAACTTGGTCCCAGAGTGGAACTTCTGCCCACGGCTCCCTCAAGTTGAGGATTAATACCAGTCTGACTATGTTATACACTGTATAATATTTGATCATAATCTGTGCATGAAATTTCATTTGTgtcacctttatttttttttttaagaacttaCAGAAGTTTTACATAGAGGATAGACACATACATGAAAATATTCGACATCATTTCTGTTGCTAAGGTGAAGAAATTCTTTGTATTTCAATTTTCAATAGAAtcattacacatacacacagcaacaaaccaaaTGTGGTGGACAACTTATTACAGAGtataacaaattaaatatttggttttatattatatatatttgtatgtttgtatgtatacatttcatttaattatttatttatttatttatttattcattcatgcatCTAGCTAACTGTTGATGTATTCATTAGTAATGATTAAATAAGGAAGCCTATGCTGAATTTTTAACTAAAAGATTGAAGCAGAGGGATGGTATTAGACAAGTTTGCGTTTCCTCTGACTCTTTTTTGAACATCTCATTAGAATggcctgttttcttttgcaacaCTCTTTTGTTGTTTCGTTTgtaggtaaaaataaaaaatgtacctGTCTGACATTAAGATTTCAATCCATCAATTAACAAACAATCTCAGAAATAGCAAAAACAGTTGCTTTTTCCCAATCAACTGTTGGgcaggctgaggagtgtgatcccccgatagttggaacacaccatCCGGTTCCCCTTTTTAAATAGTGGGACCACCACCccagtctgccagtccagaggcactgtccccgactgccatgcagtgttgcagagacgtgtcaaccaagacagccccacaacatccagagatttgaggtactcagggcggatctcatccatcccaggtgctttgccaccgaggagcttcccgactacctcagtgacttcggcttgggtgatgaatgagacaacctctgagtcctcagcctctgcttcctctatggaggacatgtcagtgggattgaggagatcctcaaagtattccttccaccgcccgacaatgtccccagtcgaggtcaacagctccccacctccactgtaaacagtgttggtggaggactgcttccccctcctgaggcaccggatggtttgccagaattaCCTCGAGGccgaccgatagtcctcctccatggcctccccgaacttttcccagacccgagttttttgcttccgcgaccatgctcgcttggcctgccggtacccgtcagctgcttcaggagtcctccgggccaaccaggctcgatagtactccttcttcagcttgacagcatcccttacttccggagtccaccaccgggttcggggattgccgccacaacaggcaccggagaccttacggccacagctccggacagccacgtcaacaatagaagtggagaacaatggtccattcggactcaatatccccagcctccctcgggatcaggtccaagctctcccggaggtgggaattgaagacctctttgacagagggttctgccagacattcccagcagaccctcacaatacgtttgggtcaGCCAGTTCTGTCCAgtttcctcccctgccagcggatccgactcaccaccaggtggtgatcagttgacagctcagcccctctcttcacccaagtgtccaagacatatggccggaggtcagatgacacgaccacaaagtcgatcattgacctccggcctagggtgtcctggtgtcacgtgcacatatggacacccttatgcttgaacatggtgttcgttatggactGTTATGTGACtggcacagaagtccagtaacaaaacaccactctggttcagatcggggaggctgTTCCTTCCAaacacacccctccaggtaacactgtcgctgcccacgtgagcgttgaagtcccccagaagaacgacggagtccccggttggagcactctccagtacccctcccagggactccaacaaggccgggtactctacactgctgttcggcccataagccgaaacaacagtgagagacctatccccgacccgaaggcaCAGGGAAatgaccctctcgttcactggggtaaactccaacacatggcggctgagccgaggagctataagcaagcccacaccagctcaccgcctctcaccgcgggcaactccagaatagaagagagtccagcctctctcaaggagttcggttccagagcccagactgtgcgtagaggagagtccgactatctctagccagtaccgctcaacctctcgcaccagctcaggctctttcccccccaatgaggtgacattccatgtccccatggtTAGAGACAATTACATATCAAATGCTATGAAATAAATCAACGGTGCCTCTGCTATCTCACCTCTGGTAATATGTTGTCCTATTCTCACATATAGTTGAAACCTGTTAGTTGTAAGTTGTAAGACTCAGCCTTTTATTGGCATGAAGCACATTGATATTACCCAAGACTGCAGTccattacattttgtcacaagACTGACGTATCAGGTGCCCTGTTATCTCTGTTGGTTGAGCATGTGTCCCATGAACACGTGCTGTGTCCTAGCTGCTGTGACCCGCCCTGGACTGTCTTCACCTGGGAACTCACAATAGAACAGCTAAGGAGCATCTCTGTATCAGGGGACCAACAACCTTCAACAAGGCCCTGGAGGACACAGAGATACTGTTGGGTGGTACACTGGCtagcactgttgcctcacagcaagaaggtcTTGAGTTCAAATCCCACTCATGCAGGGCCTTTGTGTGAGGACtctgcatgttctccctgtgtgtACGTGGGTTTACTCCAGGTAGTAAATCTCCAGTCACTGCCCTTCACCAAGGCACTGGCTCAGATCTGGAGAGCACATTAACTGCTGCCCACTGCTCCCTCGAGCTGGGGATGAGTACCATTTTGACTATGTTGTACATTGTATGATatgtgatcaaataaatgtatttcttcctcCAAGTGAACAAAACTTCCTCACAAGTTAGAGGGTAGTGATTTACCTATAGGTCGAAGCCCAGTGCATACCCAAAGAGTGCCTTGGGAATATCTAAGTATACATGTACTTTTATCTAGAAACAatttttattccatttatcCCTTTTGTGATTTGTGCACCTCAGCTCACAGTATTTGTGTTGACACTATGGTTTAGTTTGCCAAAGGAATTAGGGGAGGATTCCATTTAGAATTATTTGTTATCACTATTGCTATACagtattcattacattttttttatcaaacacatttgcacacaaagaaaaatatcactGGTTCTGTGCACTAGGTATTAGAAAGTTTTGAATGAGAAGTTATATCACCTTTATTTGTTAATAGTTATTCATGAGCAACTCACAAATAATTCACAcagagtgtgaatgtgtttcctCATTTAAAGAAtcattacacacatacacacacagtagagaATTAAATGTGGTGGACAACTTCAAGAGTGTAACACTTGAAATCTGCAtagagaaaagcaaaaaatatcTGTTAATTAGTTGTATATACAGGGCACCAGGGTCTAGTACTGAATCTTTCAGGGACTGGgtggaggaaatgttttgaaagtACTTTTCATTTGTGGGCATTTCAATATTGATCTGTTGAATCCgaataaactgaaaaattaGTGAAGGATTTATCAACACAATGTACAGTATTTCTAATAAGCAATgtccaaacacaaactgtttttgaaaaagatgtacaacacatttgtattttttgggcacgtatttattcatgtattttatctttattcatcattttttttatagaaagcAAAGTGGGTATGTATGTaggcatgtgtgtgcgtgtgcgtgtgtgtgtgtgtgtgtgttcacaggacCAAATTTGTGTCTTATTTGGAAGTCAGCATTAGTTCCACAAATGATCATAAAAGATTTCATAGGAAAGCCTAAAGCTCTTACGAacccacatttattttgaagaacatttttatacCAGTCT
This window encodes:
- the LOC119007903 gene encoding olfactory receptor 4D9-like; protein product: MYTNASSAVLLTLETLGLPNRYIYPAFLFGTLTYLFIMICNMLVLTTIACRANLHKPMFILLFNLPISDMLGATALFPQLVYSIVTQNRRISFPACVIKALLAHIYGGGNVLTLTAMAYDRYIAICCPLKYNVIMTPHTLVKIIVSIWSINISLIVVQLSLLARLKICRTNVVDLYCNNPSIVKLTCDDTRVNNYYGLFTIFICQAGPLSVILYTYAQILRTCVMTNQRDARKKAIQTCGTHLVIYLVLEFSGCIAIVITNNSKWNPPLIPLVN
- the LOC119007886 gene encoding putative gustatory receptor clone PTE01 encodes the protein MYTNASSSVLLTLETLGLPNRYIYPAFLFGTLTYLFIMFCNLLVLTTIACSANLHKPMFILLFNLPISDMLGATAFFPQLVYSIVTQNRLISLPACVIQAFLLHVYGTGNLLTLTAMAYDRYIAICCPLKYNNIMNPQTLLKIIVSIWSINISLMVVLFSLLARLKICRTNVVDLCCNNPSIVKLTCDDTRLNNYYGLFTIFICQIGPLSVMLYTYAQILRTCVMTNQPDARKKAIQTCGTHLTIYLILQINTLATLLAHRFESVSPLLRRALGVSVLIFPPFLDPVIYGLKTKELKQSIRIFLKRNVN
- the LOC119007895 gene encoding putative gustatory receptor clone PTE01, whose translation is MYTNASASVLLTLETLGLPNRYIYPAFLFGTLTYLFIMFCNLLVLTTIACSAKLHRPMFILLFNLPISDMLGATALFPQLVYSIVTQNRRISFPACVIQALLAHIYGTGNVLTLTAMAYDRYIAICRPLKYNVIMNPHNLVKIIVSIWSINISLIVVQLSLLARLKICRTNVVDLYCNNPSIVKLTCDDTRVNNYYGLFTIFICQAGPLSVILYTYAQILRTCVMTNQRDARKKAIQTCGTHLVIYLVLEFSACITLTAHRIKIVSPYIRRALGVTILVFPPILDPIIYGLKTKELKTGIKMFFKINVGS